TCGCCGCCCGCCGCGCGGACGAGCTGGCGGTGCTCACCGCCGACCTGCCCACGGAGAGCCGGTTCTCCCGCGTGGTGTTCGGCACCGTCGAGGCGGTCTCCGGGTTCACCGTACGGCTGCGCAGGGCGTGGCAGGCCGAGAAGCTGCCCAAACTGCTGCTGCCCCACCCCGCCCACGGCCACCCGCTGCGCATAGGCCGCGACCCCGCCAGCGGACTGCGCCTCAACCACGAGACGGTCTCCCGCGTGCACGCCGAACTGCGCCACCAGGGCGGCATGTGGGTCCTGCGGGACCTCGGCTCCACCAACGGCACGACGGTCAACGGACGGCGGGTCGTCGGCGCCGCCGTCGTCCGCGAGGGCGACCAGGTGGGCTTCGGGCGGATGGTGTTCCGGCTGTCGGCCGACTGACCGGAAAGTGAACCCCACCTCAGCCCTGGCCTGGGGATTACCAGGTGTCGATGCCCGGGGCGTGGCTCAAATGCCTTTGCCCTCCATGGTGTTGACGTACCCCTGAAGTCGTGACTGACTGTGCGTACGCCAGCTACACCTGGTGAACCGACGGCATCGCATGGGGGAGGTGTGCCCTGCCGCCCCTCCCGCGCTACCCGACCGTCGACGAACTGGGCGCCCGGGCCGCCGCCCTCGTCGCCCGCCGTCCCCGTGACGCCCGGCTGCGCCGGGTCGGCACCTCCCGCGCGGGCACACCGCTGTGGCTGCTCTCCGTCGGCCACGGCAGCCGCCAGGCCCTCGTCGTCGCGGGCCCCCACGCCAACGAACCCGTGGGCGGTGCCACCGTGCTGCGCCTGGCCGAGCGGGCCCTGGCCGACCCGCGGCTCACCGAGGCCGCCGACGCCACCTGGAACCTGCTGCTGTGCCTCGACCCGGACGGCTCGCGCCGCAACGAGGGCTGGCTGAGCGGCCCCTACACGCTCGGCCGGTACTTCCGGAACTTCTTCCGGCCCGGCTTCCTGGAACAGCCCGAGTGGCTGCCCGACGGCGCGGCCGGCGCCGCCCTGCCGGAGACCCGTGCCCTCCTCGACGTCCAGGACGAACTGCGGCCGTTCCTCCAGTGCTCCCTGCACGGCGTCGACGTCGGCGGCGGCTTCGTCGAGCTCACCCACGACCTGCCCGGCCTCGACCGGCGCCTGG
This genomic stretch from Streptomyces sp. Go-475 harbors:
- a CDS encoding DUF1707 and FHA domain-containing protein is translated as MTSSFEFNTYPARLSDAERDRALQVLRDGVALGRLSHDTFIRRMELALAARRADELAVLTADLPTESRFSRVVFGTVEAVSGFTVRLRRAWQAEKLPKLLLPHPAHGHPLRIGRDPASGLRLNHETVSRVHAELRHQGGMWVLRDLGSTNGTTVNGRRVVGAAVVREGDQVGFGRMVFRLSAD